Proteins found in one Halobaculum sp. MBLA0147 genomic segment:
- a CDS encoding RNase J family beta-CASP ribonuclease gives MQIEIATIGGYEAVGRQMTAVKAGSDVVVFDMGLNLSQVLIHDNVETEKMHSLDLIDMGAIPDDRVMSDLEGDVQAIVPTHGHLDHIGAISKLAHRYDAPIVATPYTIELVKQRIQSENKFNVDNDLVKMGAGGTMSIGDSGVELEFVNVTHSIIDAINPVLHTPEGSVVYGLDKRMDHDPVIGDPIDMERFREIGREGEGVLAYIEDCTNAGRKGRTPSESVAKRHLQDVMHSVEDYDGGIVATTFSSHIARVRSLVEYADEIGRQPVLLGRSMEKYSGTAERLDFVDFPDDLGMYGHRKSVDRTFKRIMKEGKEDYLPIVTGHQGEPRAMLTRMGRGETPYEFDDGDKVIFSARVIPEPTNEGQRYQSERLLKMQGARIYDDIHVSGHLREEGHYEMLDALQPRNVIPAHQSMEGFAPYVDLCRDEGYSLGRDLHVTQNGNVITLVE, from the coding sequence ATGCAGATCGAAATCGCGACGATCGGCGGCTACGAGGCCGTCGGTCGACAGATGACGGCGGTGAAGGCCGGTAGCGACGTGGTCGTGTTCGACATGGGGCTCAACCTCTCGCAGGTCCTCATCCACGACAACGTCGAGACCGAGAAGATGCACAGTCTGGACCTCATCGACATGGGGGCCATCCCGGACGACCGCGTGATGTCCGACCTCGAGGGCGACGTGCAGGCGATCGTGCCGACGCACGGCCACCTCGACCACATCGGGGCCATCTCGAAGCTCGCCCACCGGTACGACGCGCCCATCGTGGCGACGCCGTACACGATCGAGCTCGTCAAACAGCGGATCCAGTCCGAGAACAAGTTCAACGTCGACAACGACCTCGTGAAGATGGGTGCCGGCGGGACGATGTCCATCGGCGACAGCGGCGTCGAGTTGGAGTTCGTCAACGTCACCCACTCGATCATCGACGCGATCAACCCGGTGTTGCACACGCCGGAGGGGTCGGTCGTCTACGGCCTCGACAAGCGGATGGACCACGACCCGGTCATCGGCGACCCGATCGACATGGAGCGGTTCCGCGAGATCGGCCGCGAGGGCGAGGGTGTCCTCGCGTACATCGAGGACTGTACCAACGCGGGCCGCAAGGGCCGCACCCCGAGTGAGTCCGTCGCGAAGCGCCACCTCCAGGACGTGATGCACTCCGTCGAGGACTACGACGGCGGGATCGTGGCGACGACGTTCTCCAGCCACATCGCCCGTGTGCGGAGTCTCGTGGAGTACGCCGACGAGATCGGCCGCCAGCCGGTGCTGTTGGGACGCTCGATGGAGAAGTACTCCGGGACGGCCGAGCGACTCGACTTCGTCGACTTCCCGGACGACCTGGGGATGTACGGCCACCGGAAGTCCGTCGACCGGACGTTCAAGCGGATCATGAAGGAGGGGAAGGAGGACTACCTCCCGATCGTCACGGGCCACCAGGGGGAGCCGCGTGCGATGCTCACCCGGATGGGGCGTGGCGAGACGCCGTACGAGTTCGACGACGGCGACAAGGTGATCTTCTCGGCACGGGTGATCCCGGAGCCGACGAACGAGGGGCAGCGCTACCAGTCCGAGCGGCTCCTGAAGATGCAGGGCGCGCGGATCTACGACGACATCCACGTGTCGGGACACCTCCGCGAGGAGGGTCACTACGAGATGCTGGACGCACTCCAGCCGCGCAACGTGATCCCGGCCCACCAGAGCATGGAGGGGTTCGCGCCGTACGTGGACCTGTGTCGCGACGAGGGGTACTCGCTGGGGCGTGACCTGCACGTGACACAGAACGGTAACGTCATCACGCTGGTCGAGTGA
- a CDS encoding DUF5830 family protein, with protein sequence MGVELLARLGDETLPLPDAVDRVETVTTDPALVREILDTADTRGVIDRDGATVRRRTRGPTIALERRVVRREGDYDCRRCGKSLSTGHFVQFDTGEVGPFGSSCVRKVTGRD encoded by the coding sequence TTGGGCGTCGAACTGCTGGCTCGGCTCGGCGACGAGACGCTCCCGCTGCCCGACGCCGTCGACCGCGTCGAGACCGTGACGACGGACCCCGCGCTCGTCAGGGAGATTCTCGACACTGCGGACACGCGCGGCGTGATCGACCGCGACGGCGCGACGGTGCGGCGTCGGACCCGTGGCCCGACGATCGCCCTGGAGCGCCGGGTCGTCCGCCGGGAGGGTGACTACGACTGCCGCCGCTGCGGGAAGTCGCTGTCGACGGGGCACTTCGTCCAGTTCGACACCGGCGAGGTGGGCCCGTTCGGCTCCTCGTGTGTGCGGAAGGTGACCGGGCGAGACTGA